Proteins found in one Herbiconiux sp. A18JL235 genomic segment:
- the murF gene encoding UDP-N-acetylmuramoyl-tripeptide--D-alanyl-D-alanine ligase, with protein MLDLTLTEIAEALQGELVITAAAAEAGFTPGTVVNGTVDTDSRLIGQGDIFVAKRGEFDDGHRFVEPAIAAGASLVVVEKPFAAEHGATLAVPQVVVDDSVLALGHFATEVVRRVRAAGDAETRLKVIGITGSNGKTTTKNLLHTILERHGETVAPRDSFNNEVGAPLTMLKLTESSRYLVAEMGASGKGEITRLIRMAKPDVGVVLMVGLAHAGEFGGIETTLATKTEMVQDLEPSDLAVLNIDDPRVAGMAEKTAARVLWFGLSDGAAVRAGDIEATAAGTSFTLHLPGGQSRTVRFAVLGEHHIMNALAAAAAAHELGVGIDDIVDALESVVRAERWRMEVMGGANGVTVINDAYNASPDSMAAALKTVALIARPDQRTTAVLGEMSELGPYATEEHDRIGRLVVRLNINRLIVVGEAARAIHLAAEHEGSWGGEAVFVETADEAYELIAADTEPGELILVKSSNSAGLRFLGDRIAEANS; from the coding sequence ATGCTCGATCTCACCCTCACCGAGATCGCGGAGGCGCTCCAGGGCGAACTCGTGATCACCGCTGCCGCCGCGGAGGCGGGCTTCACGCCCGGCACCGTGGTGAACGGCACCGTCGACACCGACTCCCGGCTCATCGGGCAGGGCGACATCTTCGTGGCCAAGCGCGGCGAGTTCGACGACGGGCACCGTTTCGTCGAGCCCGCCATCGCGGCGGGAGCCTCGCTCGTGGTGGTGGAGAAGCCCTTCGCCGCCGAGCACGGTGCGACGCTCGCCGTGCCGCAGGTCGTCGTCGACGACTCCGTGCTCGCGCTCGGCCACTTCGCCACCGAGGTGGTGCGCCGGGTGCGCGCCGCGGGCGATGCCGAGACCCGGCTCAAGGTGATCGGCATCACCGGGTCGAACGGCAAGACCACCACCAAGAACCTGCTGCACACCATCCTCGAGCGGCACGGCGAGACGGTGGCACCGCGCGACTCGTTCAACAACGAGGTCGGCGCGCCGCTGACGATGCTGAAGCTCACCGAGTCGAGCCGCTACCTGGTGGCCGAGATGGGCGCGAGCGGCAAGGGCGAGATCACCCGGCTCATCCGCATGGCCAAGCCCGACGTCGGCGTCGTGCTCATGGTCGGTCTCGCCCACGCGGGCGAGTTCGGCGGCATCGAGACCACGCTCGCCACGAAGACCGAGATGGTGCAAGACCTCGAGCCCTCCGATCTGGCGGTGCTCAACATCGACGACCCGCGCGTGGCGGGAATGGCCGAGAAGACCGCGGCCCGCGTGCTGTGGTTCGGCCTCTCCGACGGTGCCGCGGTGCGCGCCGGCGACATCGAGGCCACCGCTGCGGGCACCTCGTTCACCCTCCACCTGCCCGGCGGGCAGTCGCGCACGGTGCGTTTCGCCGTGCTGGGCGAGCACCACATCATGAACGCCCTGGCCGCCGCGGCTGCGGCGCACGAGCTCGGGGTCGGCATCGACGACATCGTCGACGCCCTGGAGAGCGTGGTGCGTGCGGAGCGCTGGCGCATGGAGGTGATGGGCGGCGCCAACGGCGTCACCGTCATCAACGACGCCTACAACGCGAGCCCCGACTCCATGGCTGCCGCCCTGAAGACCGTCGCCCTCATCGCCCGCCCCGATCAGCGCACCACGGCCGTGCTCGGCGAGATGAGCGAGCTCGGCCCCTACGCCACGGAAGAGCACGACCGCATCGGCCGACTCGTGGTGCGCCTGAACATCAACCGCCTCATCGTGGTGGGCGAGGCCGCCCGCGCCATCCATCTCGCCGCAGAGCACGAGGGGTCGTGGGGCGGAGAAGCCGTGTTCGTCGAGACCGCCGATGAGGCCTACGAGCTGATCGCCGCCGACACCGAGCCGGGCGAGCTCATCCTGGTGAAGTCGTCGAACTCGGCGGGCCTGCGTTTTCTCGGCGACCGCATCGCGGAGGCGAACTCGTGA
- a CDS encoding Mur ligase family protein yields MSDRGSSALRPEHPIARSLPHLVDEFGFETAGAPVSDVVTGITLSSRDVQPGDLYVGLKGQRHHGAAFAAGAAESGAVAVLTDPEGVELAVESGLPVLVTPEPRLALGEVAAWIYRTREDPPTLFGVTGTNGKTSVAYLLEAILRQLGITAGLSTTAERRIGDETIVSKLTTPEATEIHAMLARMREADVRSVVLEVSAQAITQHRVDGIVFDVVGFTNLTHDHLDDYRTMELYYEAKRELFQPDRARRGVVIVDAEWGGRLAQESRIPLTTISTDPASEAEWHLTVDEERADRTTFTLRGPDHRELTTSVPLLGAYMAANAALAIVMLVESGFDLDAIAHALNLAHDDDGAEIDDDDFQPGIDVYIPGRAERVSGDRGPIVYIDYGHSPDAFTSTLESIRRVTDGRVVMVFGADGDRDPSKRAEMGAIAARLADAVVITDFHPRSEDPALIRAALIAGAKAAVPDGELYEVADPRAAFRAALGLAGEGDVILYAGPGHEDYHEVAGERIPYSARDDARKALHEHGWL; encoded by the coding sequence GTGTCTGATCGGGGCTCTTCTGCTCTCCGACCCGAGCATCCGATCGCGCGCTCGCTGCCGCATCTCGTCGACGAGTTCGGCTTCGAGACCGCGGGCGCGCCGGTCTCCGACGTCGTCACCGGCATCACGTTGTCGTCTCGCGACGTGCAGCCGGGCGACCTGTACGTGGGCCTCAAGGGCCAGCGCCACCACGGTGCCGCGTTCGCGGCCGGCGCGGCCGAGTCTGGCGCCGTCGCCGTGCTCACCGACCCCGAGGGCGTCGAACTCGCCGTGGAGTCGGGATTGCCCGTGCTGGTCACCCCCGAGCCCCGACTGGCGCTCGGCGAGGTCGCGGCCTGGATCTACCGCACCCGCGAAGACCCGCCCACCCTGTTCGGGGTGACGGGCACGAACGGCAAGACCAGCGTCGCCTATCTGCTCGAGGCGATCCTCCGCCAGCTCGGCATCACCGCGGGTCTCAGCACGACGGCCGAGCGCCGCATCGGCGACGAGACCATCGTGTCGAAGCTCACGACGCCAGAGGCCACCGAGATCCACGCCATGCTGGCCAGGATGCGCGAGGCCGACGTGCGCTCGGTCGTGCTCGAGGTGTCGGCCCAGGCCATCACCCAGCACCGGGTCGACGGCATCGTCTTCGACGTGGTGGGGTTCACGAACCTCACCCACGACCACCTCGACGACTACCGCACGATGGAGCTCTACTACGAGGCCAAGCGCGAGCTGTTCCAGCCCGATCGCGCGCGCCGCGGCGTGGTGATCGTCGATGCCGAATGGGGCGGCAGGCTGGCGCAGGAATCGCGCATCCCGCTCACCACCATCTCGACCGACCCCGCCTCCGAGGCGGAATGGCACCTCACGGTCGACGAGGAGCGCGCCGACCGCACCACCTTCACCCTGCGCGGCCCCGACCACCGCGAGCTCACCACGAGCGTGCCTCTGCTCGGTGCCTACATGGCGGCCAACGCGGCGCTCGCCATCGTGATGCTCGTCGAGTCGGGCTTCGACCTCGACGCCATCGCGCACGCCCTCAACCTGGCCCACGACGACGACGGCGCCGAGATCGACGACGACGACTTCCAACCCGGCATCGACGTCTACATCCCGGGCCGCGCCGAGCGAGTCTCGGGCGACCGCGGCCCGATCGTGTACATCGACTACGGGCACAGCCCCGACGCCTTCACCTCGACACTCGAGTCGATCCGCCGGGTCACCGACGGCCGCGTGGTGATGGTGTTCGGCGCCGACGGCGACCGCGACCCCTCGAAGCGTGCCGAGATGGGTGCGATCGCCGCCCGGCTCGCGGATGCGGTGGTCATCACCGACTTCCACCCCCGCAGCGAAGACCCCGCCCTCATCCGTGCCGCGCTCATCGCGGGTGCGAAGGCCGCCGTGCCCGACGGCGAGCTGTACGAGGTCGCCGACCCGAGGGCCGCGTTCCGCGCCGCGCTCGGGCTGGCCGGCGAGGGCGACGTCATCCTCTACGCCGGCCCCGGCCACGAGGACTACCACGAGGTCGCGGGGGAGCGCATTCCCTACTCCGCCCGCGACGACGCGCGCAAGGCGCTGCACGAACACGGATGGCTCTGA
- a CDS encoding peptidoglycan D,D-transpeptidase FtsI family protein, whose product MTAAADRSTKRRAVVAVAVVVAVVAVFVVRLVSIQIVQADTLNAESSDKLSASTTIDGLRGDIVGDDGTVLATTVLRYDITTSPQSVSDVERTADDGTVTTVTPQMAAGEIAAILGTSADEVYASLTGDPTSNFAYVARNVDVDTFRAIRDLDLWWLYYSSNQKRSYPNGAVAGSVVGFMDTDGQGVAGVEQMQNTCLTGTDGTETYERSGEGVAIPGTTKTTVQAKPGGTAVLTIDSDLQWFSQQALLERIQETGAAWGTVVVQEVKTGKLLAVADYPSVDPNNVDATPDADRGSIAFQAPFEPGSTFKALTAASILDAGAATVATQVEAPYIFTDANGASTRDSSYHDGPLRLTFAGVMQESSNTGFGMLGELLSSEQRYDYMEKFHMTTPSEVGFPAESGGILSPWQDWDDQTNLTTTFGQGVSNTAIQIASLYQTLGNGGVRLPVQLIEGCRQADGTMTEVPDATGEQIVPSSVSTDVVNMLETVVTGGYAKTSLEIPGYRVAAKTGTAQMSDGSGAYGSSYITSVAGLAPADDPQYVVSVTIAKPVTIESALAAAPVFQKIMSQVLKENRVLPSTVPGPDLPTTY is encoded by the coding sequence ATGACAGCAGCCGCCGACCGCAGCACCAAGCGCCGCGCCGTCGTGGCGGTGGCCGTGGTGGTCGCCGTCGTCGCGGTGTTCGTGGTGCGTCTGGTCTCCATCCAGATCGTGCAGGCCGACACCCTGAATGCCGAGTCGAGCGACAAGCTCTCGGCCTCGACGACGATCGACGGCCTCCGGGGCGACATCGTCGGCGACGACGGAACGGTGCTGGCCACCACGGTGCTGCGCTACGACATCACCACCTCGCCGCAGTCGGTGAGCGACGTGGAGCGCACCGCCGACGACGGCACGGTCACCACGGTCACTCCGCAGATGGCGGCAGGTGAGATCGCCGCGATCCTCGGCACCTCGGCCGACGAGGTGTACGCCTCGCTCACGGGCGACCCGACCTCGAACTTCGCCTACGTCGCCCGCAACGTCGACGTCGACACCTTCCGCGCCATCCGCGACCTCGACCTGTGGTGGCTGTACTACTCCTCGAACCAGAAGCGCAGCTACCCGAACGGCGCGGTCGCCGGGAGCGTCGTGGGCTTCATGGACACCGACGGCCAGGGTGTCGCCGGCGTGGAGCAGATGCAGAACACCTGCCTCACCGGCACCGACGGCACCGAGACCTACGAGCGCAGCGGCGAGGGTGTCGCCATTCCGGGCACCACGAAGACGACGGTGCAGGCGAAGCCGGGCGGCACCGCCGTGCTCACCATCGACAGCGACCTCCAGTGGTTCTCGCAGCAGGCGCTGCTCGAGCGCATCCAGGAGACGGGTGCGGCCTGGGGCACCGTGGTGGTGCAGGAGGTCAAGACCGGCAAGCTCCTCGCGGTCGCCGACTACCCGAGCGTCGACCCGAACAACGTCGACGCGACTCCCGACGCCGACCGCGGCTCGATCGCCTTCCAGGCGCCGTTCGAGCCCGGCTCGACCTTCAAGGCGCTCACCGCCGCCTCCATCCTCGACGCCGGCGCCGCCACCGTGGCGACCCAGGTCGAGGCGCCCTACATCTTCACCGACGCCAACGGCGCCTCCACCCGCGACAGCTCCTACCACGACGGGCCGCTGCGGCTCACCTTCGCGGGCGTGATGCAGGAGTCGTCGAACACCGGCTTCGGCATGCTGGGCGAACTGCTGAGCTCGGAGCAGCGCTACGACTACATGGAGAAGTTCCACATGACGACACCGAGCGAGGTGGGCTTCCCCGCCGAGTCCGGCGGCATCCTCTCCCCGTGGCAGGACTGGGACGACCAGACCAACCTCACCACCACCTTCGGCCAGGGCGTGTCGAACACGGCGATCCAGATCGCGAGCCTGTATCAGACCCTCGGCAACGGCGGAGTGCGCCTCCCGGTGCAGCTGATCGAAGGCTGCCGGCAGGCCGACGGCACCATGACCGAGGTGCCGGATGCGACGGGCGAGCAGATCGTGCCGTCGTCGGTGTCGACCGATGTCGTGAACATGCTGGAGACCGTCGTCACGGGCGGCTACGCCAAGACCTCCCTCGAGATCCCGGGCTACCGTGTGGCCGCGAAGACCGGTACGGCGCAGATGAGCGACGGCTCCGGCGCCTACGGCTCGAGCTACATCACCTCGGTGGCCGGACTCGCCCCCGCAGACGACCCGCAGTACGTCGTGTCGGTCACCATCGCGAAGCCCGTTACCATTGAGTCGGCCCTGGCCGCGGCTCCGGTCTTCCAGAAGATCATGTCGCAGGTGCTCAAGGAGAACCGGGTTCTCCCCTCCACCGTGCCCGGTCCCGACCTCCCGACGACGTACTGA